Proteins from a single region of Hordeum vulgare subsp. vulgare chromosome 6H, MorexV3_pseudomolecules_assembly, whole genome shotgun sequence:
- the LOC123401604 gene encoding beta-1,3-galactosyltransferase GALT1-like isoform X2 → MWTTKQLCIAVLITFFSPLIVRHLIANSPISATSRYQILHANPLAWLSNRADADAPAASPANAQAVPSPAEDSSSMDHRNSSTERLHWLDTWNHMKQLANVSTGLPHATEAIKDARTAWESLTTATVQNATSPGTECNLCPYSVRRMNASKSAGGHFAMDIPCGLVVGSSITVIGTPGSLSGNFWIDLVGTALPGEPEEPIVLRYGVRLTGDKLAQGPVIVQNAFTASNGWGYEDRCPCSNSNNATPVDDLERCNSMVGREEKSRMNSTRHTGPKQGGKPSTYFPFKQGYLAITTLRIALEGIHMTVDGKHVTSFAYRAGSEPWFGTQVRISGDFKLASAIASGLPTSEDLENSLDLEMLKSSPIPDGKDLDLLIGIFSTANNFKRRMAIRRTWMQYDAHTNLMVNKELQNEARAYGDIQVLPFVDYYSLITWKTLAICIYGTSAVSAKYLMKTDDDAFVRVHEIYSTVKQLNVSNGLLYGRINSDSGPHRNSESKWYISPEEWPEERYPPWAHGPGYVVSEDIAKTINIWYKTSRLKMFKLEDVAMGIWVGKMKNDGLPVRYETDERIHIDGCKEGYIVAHYQEPRNLLCMWETFLRTNQAMCCN, encoded by the exons ATGTGGACAACAAAGCAACTCTGCATCGCAGTTCTGATCACCTTCTTTTCACCGCTTATCGTGCGACATTTGATAGCCAACAGCCCCATATCAGCAACATCCCGCTATCAAATTCTCCATGCCAATCCCCTTGCATGGCTGAGCAACCGAGCGGACGCAGATGCACCAGCAGCCAGTCCAGCAAATGCTCAGGCAGTACCATCACCAGCGGAAGATTCAAGCAGCATGGATCACAGAAACTCCTCTACCGAAAGGCTACACTGGCTAGACACATGGAACCATATGAAGCAGCTAGCCAACGTCTCCACTGGCCTTCCCCATGCGACCGAAGCGATCAAAGATGCAAGAACCGCATGGGAAAGCTTGACGACGGCAACGGTTCAAAATGCAACTTCTCCGGGGACAGAATGCAACCTCTGTCCATACTCGGTTCGCAGAATGAACGCTTCCAAGTCGGCGGGTGGTCACTTTGCCATGGACATACCGTGTGGGCTTGTTGTAGGTTCCTCCATAACTGTCATAGGCACTCCTGGCAGCCTCTCTGGTAACTTCTGGATTGATCTCGTCGGGACGGCGCTCCCGGGGGAACCTGAAGAACCCATTGTGCTGCGGTACGGTGTTCGTCTAACtggcgataaacttgctcaaggTCCGGTCATAGTGCAGAACGCCTTCACTGCAAGTAATGGCTGGGGTTATGAGGATCGTTGTCCCTGCAGCAACTCCAACAATGCAACTCCAG TGGATGATTTGGAGAGATGTAATTCCATGGTGGGTAGAGAAGAAAAGAGCAGAATGAACTCTACACGTCACACTGGTCCCAAGCAAGGTGGAAAGCCGAGCACATATTTTCCATTTAAGCAGGGATACCTTGCTATCACAACTCTCAGGATAGCGCTCGAAGGAATCCATATGACGGTTGATGGGAAACATGTTACTTCATTTGCATACCGAGCG GGCTCGGAACCTTGGTTTGGTACTCAAGTAAGGATTTCTGGTGACTTCAAGCTAGCAAGTGCCATTGCAAGTGGACTGCCTACCTCTGAGGACTTGGAGAATAGCTTGGATCTTGAAATGTTGAAGTCATCACCTATTCCAGACGGCAAAGATCTCGACCTTCTGATCGGCATCTTCTCAACAGCAAACAACTTCAAGCGTAGAATGGCGATTCGGAGGACGTGGATGCAGTATGATGCA CATACAAACCTGATGGTAAATAAGGAACTCCAGAATGAGGCACGCGCATATGGTGACATTCAGGTGTTGCCCTTTGTTGATTACTACAGCCTAATTACATGGAAGACACTGGCAATATGCATCTATGGG ACCAGTGCCGTGTCGGCCAAGTACCTgatgaaaacagacgatgatgcttTTGTTCGAGTGCACGAAATCTACTCCACGGTAAAACAGCTGAATGTCAGCAACGGTCTGCTCTATGGTCGCATCAATTCGGACTCGGGTCCTCATAGAAATAGTGAAAGCAAGTGGTACATAAGCCCAGAG GAATGGCCTGAAGAGAGATACCCACCATGGGCTCATGGACCAGGATATGTGGTTTCAGAAGACATTGCAAAGACAATCAACATTTGGTATAAAACAAGTCGTCTAAAG ATGTTCAAACTAGAAGATGTGGCAATGGGCATATGGGTTGGCAAAATGAAGAATGACGGTTTACCGGTGAGATACGAAACAGATGAAAGGATTCACATTGATGGCTGCAAGGAGGGGTACATTGTTGCTCACTATCAAGAACCTAGGAATTTGCTATGCATGTGGGAGACATTCTTAAGGACAAATCAAGCAATGTGCTGCAACTAA
- the LOC123401604 gene encoding beta-1,3-galactosyltransferase GALT1-like isoform X1, with product MWTTKQLCIAVLITFFSPLIVRHLIANSPISATSRYQILHANPLAWLSNRADADAPAASPANAQAVPSPAEDSSSMDHRNSSTERLHWLDTWNHMKQLANVSTGLPHATEAIKDARTAWESLTTATVQNATSPGTECNLCPYSVRRMNASKSAGGHFAMDIPCGLVVGSSITVIGTPGSLSGNFWIDLVGTALPGEPEEPIVLRYGVRLTGDKLAQGPVIVQNAFTASNGWGYEDRCPCSNSNNATPVDDLERCNSMVGREEKSRMNSTRHTGPKQGGKPSTYFPFKQGYLAITTLRIALEGIHMTVDGKHVTSFAYRAGSEPWFGTQVRISGDFKLASAIASGLPTSEDLENSLDLEMLKSSPIPDGKDLDLLIGIFSTANNFKRRMAIRRTWMQYDAVRNGTVAVRFFVGLHTNLMVNKELQNEARAYGDIQVLPFVDYYSLITWKTLAICIYGTSAVSAKYLMKTDDDAFVRVHEIYSTVKQLNVSNGLLYGRINSDSGPHRNSESKWYISPEEWPEERYPPWAHGPGYVVSEDIAKTINIWYKTSRLKMFKLEDVAMGIWVGKMKNDGLPVRYETDERIHIDGCKEGYIVAHYQEPRNLLCMWETFLRTNQAMCCN from the exons ATGTGGACAACAAAGCAACTCTGCATCGCAGTTCTGATCACCTTCTTTTCACCGCTTATCGTGCGACATTTGATAGCCAACAGCCCCATATCAGCAACATCCCGCTATCAAATTCTCCATGCCAATCCCCTTGCATGGCTGAGCAACCGAGCGGACGCAGATGCACCAGCAGCCAGTCCAGCAAATGCTCAGGCAGTACCATCACCAGCGGAAGATTCAAGCAGCATGGATCACAGAAACTCCTCTACCGAAAGGCTACACTGGCTAGACACATGGAACCATATGAAGCAGCTAGCCAACGTCTCCACTGGCCTTCCCCATGCGACCGAAGCGATCAAAGATGCAAGAACCGCATGGGAAAGCTTGACGACGGCAACGGTTCAAAATGCAACTTCTCCGGGGACAGAATGCAACCTCTGTCCATACTCGGTTCGCAGAATGAACGCTTCCAAGTCGGCGGGTGGTCACTTTGCCATGGACATACCGTGTGGGCTTGTTGTAGGTTCCTCCATAACTGTCATAGGCACTCCTGGCAGCCTCTCTGGTAACTTCTGGATTGATCTCGTCGGGACGGCGCTCCCGGGGGAACCTGAAGAACCCATTGTGCTGCGGTACGGTGTTCGTCTAACtggcgataaacttgctcaaggTCCGGTCATAGTGCAGAACGCCTTCACTGCAAGTAATGGCTGGGGTTATGAGGATCGTTGTCCCTGCAGCAACTCCAACAATGCAACTCCAG TGGATGATTTGGAGAGATGTAATTCCATGGTGGGTAGAGAAGAAAAGAGCAGAATGAACTCTACACGTCACACTGGTCCCAAGCAAGGTGGAAAGCCGAGCACATATTTTCCATTTAAGCAGGGATACCTTGCTATCACAACTCTCAGGATAGCGCTCGAAGGAATCCATATGACGGTTGATGGGAAACATGTTACTTCATTTGCATACCGAGCG GGCTCGGAACCTTGGTTTGGTACTCAAGTAAGGATTTCTGGTGACTTCAAGCTAGCAAGTGCCATTGCAAGTGGACTGCCTACCTCTGAGGACTTGGAGAATAGCTTGGATCTTGAAATGTTGAAGTCATCACCTATTCCAGACGGCAAAGATCTCGACCTTCTGATCGGCATCTTCTCAACAGCAAACAACTTCAAGCGTAGAATGGCGATTCGGAGGACGTGGATGCAGTATGATGCAGTGCGTAACGGAACAGTTGCGGTCCGATTTTTCGTTGGCTTG CATACAAACCTGATGGTAAATAAGGAACTCCAGAATGAGGCACGCGCATATGGTGACATTCAGGTGTTGCCCTTTGTTGATTACTACAGCCTAATTACATGGAAGACACTGGCAATATGCATCTATGGG ACCAGTGCCGTGTCGGCCAAGTACCTgatgaaaacagacgatgatgcttTTGTTCGAGTGCACGAAATCTACTCCACGGTAAAACAGCTGAATGTCAGCAACGGTCTGCTCTATGGTCGCATCAATTCGGACTCGGGTCCTCATAGAAATAGTGAAAGCAAGTGGTACATAAGCCCAGAG GAATGGCCTGAAGAGAGATACCCACCATGGGCTCATGGACCAGGATATGTGGTTTCAGAAGACATTGCAAAGACAATCAACATTTGGTATAAAACAAGTCGTCTAAAG ATGTTCAAACTAGAAGATGTGGCAATGGGCATATGGGTTGGCAAAATGAAGAATGACGGTTTACCGGTGAGATACGAAACAGATGAAAGGATTCACATTGATGGCTGCAAGGAGGGGTACATTGTTGCTCACTATCAAGAACCTAGGAATTTGCTATGCATGTGGGAGACATTCTTAAGGACAAATCAAGCAATGTGCTGCAACTAA
- the LOC123401606 gene encoding pyridoxine/pyridoxamine 5'-phosphate oxidase 1, chloroplastic, producing MLTAACKLRSKSGLASTTRVMPFFLSTFPVPATANATAAPLCPPPSPYPSPHFLLPSPPRRGLAFLAAAAPARTRSPTPRQAMASLATSTAAAAAAEVTHLSQRDAADIDEQLMGPLGFSVDQLMELAGLSVATAVAEVYKLSEHTRVLIICGPGNNGGDGLVAARHLYHFGYKPFVCYPKRTAKPLYAGLVTQLESLAIPFVPVEDLPQDLSGQYDIVIDAMFGFSFHGTPRPPFDDLIQMLVSLSVVGDSAKRPPIVSVDIPSGWHVEEGDVSGGGIKPDMLVSLTAPKLCAKKFTGPHHFLGGRFVPPPISSKYGLELPPYPGTSMCVRIGKVPSVDISSLRENYISPELLENQVMPNPFDQFRSWFDEAVTAGLREPNAMALTTVNKAGKPSSRMVLLKGVDKQGFVWYTNYGSQKAHDLSENSSAALLFYWNEMNRQVRVEGSVQKVSEEESEKYFHSRPRGSQLGAIVSKQSTVISGREVLQQAYKELEQKYSDGSFIPKPDYWGGYRLTPNLFEFWQGQQSRLHDRLQYSQREVGGSTEWHIQRLSP from the exons ATGCTGACCGCCGCGTGCAAACTCCGCAGCAAATCCGGCCTCGCCAGCACCACCCGTGTTATGCCATTCTTCCTCTCCACCTTCCCCGTCCCCGCCACCGCCAACGCCACCGCCGCTCCGCTCTGTCCTCCTCCGTCTCCATACCCTAGCCCCCacttcctcctcccttccccgccCCGCCGGGGCctcgccttcctcgccgccgctgCGCCGGCGCGGACCCGGTCCCCCACGCCCAGGCAGGCCATGGCGTCGCTGGCGACATCGacggcggccgctgccgccgcggaGGTGACGCACCTCTCGCAGCGCGACGCCGCGGATATCGACGAGCAACTTATGGGCCCCCTCGGGTTCAGCGTCGACCAGCTCATG GAGCTCGCCGGGCTAAGCGTCGCTACGGCCGTTGCCGAG GTTTATAAGTTGAGCGAACATACGAGGGTTCTTATCATCTGTGGTCCGGGAAATAATGGTGGTGATGGTCTGGTTGCTGCTCGGCATCTTTATCATTTCGGATACAAGCCCTTTGTTTGTTATCCAAAACGTACGGCCAAACCTCTGTATGCTGGCCTTGTTACTCAG CTTGAATCACTGGCTATCCCGTTTGTGCCTGTTGAAGACCTACCTCAGGACTTATCAGGGCAGTACGACATTGTTATTGATGCGATGTTTGGTTTCTCATTTCATG GAACACCCCGACCACCCTTTGATGATcttatccaaatgcttgtttcatTGAGTGTTGTTGGTGATTCAGCTAAAAGACCACCAATTGTTTCTGTTGATATCCCTTCTGGGTGGCATGTAGAAGAGGGAGATGTCAGCGGAGGAGGAATTAAGCCTGATATGCTG GTATCATTGACTGCACCAAAGCTCTGTGCCAAGAAATTTACTGGACCCCACCATTTCCTAGGGGGTAGGTTTGTCCCGCCTCCTATTTCGAGCAAATATGGGCTTGAACTTCCACCATATCCTGGAACCTCCATGTGTGTGAGAATTGGGAAAGTGCCGTCAGTTGACATTTCATCTCTCAGAGAGAATTATATTTCACCGGAACTTCTTGAGAATCAAGTGATGCCTAATCCATTTGACCAG TTTCGTAGTTGGTTTGATGAAGCAGTTACCGCTGGCCTGCGCGAACCAAATGCCATGGCTTTAACAACTGTCAATAAAGCGGGAAAGCC TTCTTCAAGAATGGTTCTTTTAAAAGGTGTTGATAAGCAGGGATTCGTTTG GTACACAAATTACGGTAGCCAAAAAGCACATGATTTATCGGAAAATTCAAGTGCGGCACTTCTTTTCTACTGGAATGAGATGAACCGACAG GTTAGAGTAGAAGGGTCGGTTCAGAAGGTctcagaagaagaatctgagaagTATTTCCACAGTCGCCCACGTGGAAGTCAGCTTGGTGCAATTGTTAGCAAGCAG AGCACTGTCATTTCTGGAAGAGAAGTTCTCCAACAAGCGTACAAGGAATTGGAACAAAAATATTCTGATGG TAGCTTCATCCCAAAACCTGATTACTGGGGTGGCTACAGATTGACACCAAATCTTTTTGAGTTCTGGCAAGGCCAACAGTCTCGTCTGCATGACCG GCTACAATATTCACAGCGAGAAGTAGGTGGGAGTACAGAATGGCACATCCAAAGGTTGTCCCCTTGA